DNA from Nitriliruptor alkaliphilus DSM 45188:
GCCGGATGACACGAGCCGGTGACACCAGTTTCCGCTACGACCTCGCCGGGCGGATGGTGGCTGCCAGCACCCCGGACGGGGACGCCAGCTACACCTACGACGGGCACGGGCGTCGACGGTCGGTCGACGGGCCCGGTGGCAGCACCGAGCTGACGTGGGACCCCGTCGCGGCGTGGCCCCTCCTGGCGGAGGTCGTCACCGACGAGGCGACCACCACCCCGGTGTGGGGTCCGACGGGCCTGCTCGGTGTGACCGGTACGGACCCGATGGTGACCCACGCCGACCCGCTCGGCTCGGTCCTGGCTGGCACGGACGCCGAGGGCGAACTGCTCGGCACGGCCCGCTACGGCGCGTTCGGCGACGTGATCGCAGCCGACGGTGCGCTCGACCTGCCGTTCGGCTTCACCGGCGAACTCACCGACCCCACCACCGGCCTCGTCCACCTGCGGGCGCGTGACCTCGATCCCGCGCTCGGTCGCTTCCTGATCCGCGACCCGGCCGGGCCCGTCCTCGACGACCCCTTCGCCGCGTCCTACCTCTACGTGGGGAACCGTCCGACGGTGTTCACCGACCCGCTCGGGCTGTGGTGCATCGCCGGGAAGAACCCGGACGGGTCCTGCCGCGGCTCGGGCGTGGTCAACAGCGTCAAGGACACCGTCGGCGACGGGTTGAGCACGATCGGTGACGGCCTGGCGACGGCCGGCTCGTGGGCCTGGGAGAACCGGCAGACCATCGGCGGCTTCATCGTCGCCGGCGCGTGCGTCGCCGGAGCGGTGGCGACGGCCGGGGCGGCCGGGGTCGTCTGCCTCGCCGGTACGGCGGCGCTCTTCGCCGACCGCACGGTGACCAACTTCAACCACGCGGGTGGCATCGACGGCATCCGCGACGGCACCTTCCAGACCGGTGACTTCGTGAAGACGGTGGGCGTCGATGCGCTGATCACGGCCGCGGTGATGATCCCCGGCGCTGGCATCACCGCCGCGGGTGGTGGCCAGGGTCTGGCCAACGCCGGGCTGACCGTGCCGCAGCGGCTGTTCGTCGGCGTGAACGCGGAGCTACCGTCGATCCTCTGCACCGCGACCAGCTGTACCCCCGGTCTCCCGGAGCCTGGCAAATGACCAGCCACGACCACGGTCACACGACGCGCCCGACCGCGATCGGACGGACGATCTGGAACCGCGGTCTGCTGCTCGGCATCCTGGTGTTGGTCCTGTGGTTCGGTGCTTCGACGGTCACCACGATCGTGCAGTCGGAGGGGGCGGGGTCAGCGACCGACCGTGCCGTGCAGATCGCCATCATGGGTGCCATCTACTTCGCGATCTGGTGGCGGACCGCGATGGTGCGGGTCAGGGTCAGCCAGGACGGGCTGGTGGTGCGCAACGTGTGGCGGACCCACCGCATCGCCTGGGAGGACATCCGGGGGTTCGAGCCGCAGCGCCAAGGGTGGTTGCTGCACCGCACCGCGGCGGTCCTGCAGGACGGCACGTGGGTGCCGCTGGCCGCGATCACGCTCTACCGCGACGCCAGCTCTGGCTGGGGGGTCGTCCAGACCGAGCTCCTCAACGCCGAGCGGTTGGCGGCCCTCCACGGGAGGTCGATCGACGATGCGGCCGAGACGGTCGCCGCGAGCGCGCATGAGCGGCCGCCGGCTCCGCCGGCCTGGGCGCGGGTCGTGCTACCCATCGTGGTACTCGTCGTGGGAGTACCGTTGCTCGCACCACAGCTGCCGGCCGTCGTCGCGGCGCTCGCGGCGGCGGTCCTCATCGGCGGGGCGCTGATGGTGTGGCGGGCGCTCGGTGGGCGCGTCGATCGGCGGGCTGCACCGCTGCTGACGGCCGCCGGGCTGGTGGTCGTGCTGCGGATCCTCCTCGAGGTCGGGCTGCGTAGCGGCTGATCGCCACTGGAAGGTCTGGCCGACCGGCGCGCCGGTACCCAGGAGAGCGGAGCCACCACGTGACCACTGGTTCGATCGAGACCTTCCGCAACCCGTCCTACCCGCGGATCGGCTGGACGTTCATCGTCCTGCTCGTCGCGATGGCGGGCTGGATGCCGGCAGCAGCCGGCGATGAGCTCGTCCTGGCGGTCGCGCTCTCACTGATCTGGCTGGCCGGGTCGGCGGTGGTCTACCGGGCGTACGTGGTGGCGCGGGTCGAGGCGTCGCCCGCTGGCGTCCGGGTGGTGAACCCGTTCGCGACGCACGAGCTGTCGTGGCCCGATATCGAGCAGATCAGCTCCGAGCGGTACCTGATGCTGCACCGGGCCGATGGCAGCCGGGTCACCGCGTGGGCGGTGCAGGCGGCCAACGCGGCACGGATGGCTGGTCGGCGTTCGCGGGCCGACGACGTCGCCGATCGGCTCCGTGAGCTGGGGGCGGCGTCCGGGGGTCGCGTCGGTGCGATGCCGCCGGCGGCGGGCACGCGGGTCTCGGCGATCGTGTACGCCGCGATGTGGGTGGTGGTGGCGGCCGTCATGCTGGTCGTGGTGGTCGGGTCGTGACCGAGGCTGCGGGCGGCCACCGACCCGGTCCCACCGTTCGTCCGACGGCGGCTGGCAGGACGATCTGGAACCGCGGTCTGCTGGTCTGGATCGGGGGGCTCATGGCGTGGTTCACCTTCTCGACCGTGACGACCATCGTGACTTCGGACGTGGCGGGGTCGACCACCGACCGTGCCGTCCAGGTCGCGATCATGCTGACCATCTACCTCGCGATCTGGTGGCGGGGTGCGATGGTGCGGGTCGAGGTCAGCCAGGACGGGCTGGTGGTGCGCAACGTGTGGCGCACCCACCGCGTCGCGTGGGAGGAGATCCGGGGGTTCGAACCGCTGCTCCAGGGCCGCCTGCACCGCACGGCCGCGGTGCTCCAGGACGGCCGGTGGGTCCCGTTGGCGGTCGTGACGCTCCACCTGGACGCGAGCTCGGGGTGGGGGGTGCGCCAGACCGAGCTGCTGAACGCCGAGCGGATGGCGGCCCTCCACGGTCGCTCGATCGATGAGGCGGCGGAGACGGTCGCGGTGTCGGCGCCCGAACCGACGTCGACGGCGCCGATGTGGGCTCGGATCGTGCTGCCGGTGGTGGTGTTGCTGGTCGGCGTGTTGCTGGTTGCCCCGAGCCTGCTGGTCGCTGGGCCGGCCCTCGCCATCCTCGTCGGCGGTGTGTTGCTGGTGTGGCGCGCGCTCGGGGGCGTGCTGGATCGGCGCGCGGTCCCGTTGCTGACCGCCGCGGGCGTCGTGGTCGTCCTACGTGTGCTGGTCGAGATCGGTGTGCGCGCTGGCTGACGGGATCGGTCGGGGTGCGGCTACGTTGGCAGGGCCAGGAAGTTCGAGGGCACGGGGGAACGGTCGTGGAACGGGTGGGGGCACGCTCGCGCGTGCTGATGCCGGCGGTCATCGTGGCGGTGCTCGCGGGAGCTTGCACGTCCGCTACGGATGACGACGTTCCGGTCGACGACGGTCAGGTCGTGGACGCCGGAGAGGTCGGGGACGAGGCCGTCACCGAGCAGGCGGCGCCTGGCGGTCGCCTGCAGTTGACGGGGTGGGCCGAGGACCACCCCAAGGTCATGACGGTCGCGCTGCGTGCGATCGAGGTCGACGCGGCCGGCAACCTGCTCATCGACATCGAAGCGGTGAACTCCTCGTTGCACGGCAACAGCGCGTCCATCGGCATGCGTGGCGTCCTGGCCCGTGACGACCTGGGCAACGTCTACGACTTCGTCCGGCCCGAAGGCAACGGCCGGTTGCAGTTCGTCCGGGACGAGCGGATGACCGGGACGTTGGCGTTCGAGGGGCCGGTTGATCCCGCGGCTCGCACGGTGACGGTGGCGTTCAACCAGCAGGACGATGCCGAGACGCTGATCCGCGCCGCGGAGGACAACCTCAACCAGTTCCCGCGGTTCCTCTTCGAGCAGGTCCCCCTGCCGGGTGTGGGGTTGGAGGCCGAGGCTGACCGTGGAGGGACGGCGGACGCGTTGACCACCGAGCAGGAGATCGAGGTCGGCGTCACCGTCCAGCCCGAGATCAACGAGGGCGTGTCGGTCACGGTGCTCCGCTACCGCACCGACGGGCGCACGATCACCGTGGAGCTCGAAGCGGTCAACAACTCGAACCGGGTGGTCGAGCTGACCAGCGGGAACCCCCACCTGCGCGACGGACGGGACACCAAGTACGGCTACCAGCGGTCGGAGTCCGACGACCGTGACGAGCGGGTGCTGCGGATGGACCCAGGCCAGGAGGTCACGGCTGTGCTCGCGTGGCGTGGGCTCATCCCCGACGACGCAGAGTTCCTCGCGCTGGAGATCAACAGCGAGCGGTGGCAGACACCCACCTCACCCCACGTGTACGTCGAGATGCCGCTACCGGGGCAGGACCGATGACCGGATCGATCACGGAGCAGTCGCGTCCGCGCGCCCGGCGTCGGCTGGCAGCCGCGCTGGTGGCGGCGACGGTCCTCGCGGCCTGCACCGGCGGCGACGACGACATCGGTGACGGTGCGGCCGGGACTCCTTCATCGTCTACGAGCGGAACGAGTCCGAGGAGCGCGACGACCGGGTGGTGCGAATGGAACCGGGTTCGAAGGCTTCGGTCACGTTCTCGTACCGGGGGACGATCGCCGCGGACGCGGAGTCGTTGCAGCTGCGGCTCAACGGTGAGACCAAGGGGCAGGAGTCCACGCTCCACCCCAACATCGAGTTCAACGACATCCCCCTACCGAACTGAGGAGCGTGATCGTGCCGAGCCGATCGAGGCGCAGGATCGCCAGTGCCCTACTCGTCGCTGCATTCGTCGCCGGCTGCACCAGCGATGACGACGGTGCGCTGGACGACGGCGCTGACGCGACGGACGCGTCCGTCGATGTCGATGACGGCGCGGAGGCTGATGGCGCGGACGTCGATGCGGACGATGACGGGGACGACGACGGGCAGGCGGTCGAGCCGCCGGTGTCGGTGGTGACGGTGGAGCCGATCGATGCGCCGCGGTCGTCGGCGGAGATCCGTGTGGGTGAGATCATCATCGAGTTCGACGGTCAGGTGACCGAGGACGGGACGGTGTTGACCCTCGAGGAGCCGATCCTGTTCGACTTCGACTCGGCCACCTTGCGTGGCGGGG
Protein-coding regions in this window:
- a CDS encoding PH domain-containing protein, with the translated sequence MTSHDHGHTTRPTAIGRTIWNRGLLLGILVLVLWFGASTVTTIVQSEGAGSATDRAVQIAIMGAIYFAIWWRTAMVRVRVSQDGLVVRNVWRTHRIAWEDIRGFEPQRQGWLLHRTAAVLQDGTWVPLAAITLYRDASSGWGVVQTELLNAERLAALHGRSIDDAAETVAASAHERPPAPPAWARVVLPIVVLVVGVPLLAPQLPAVVAALAAAVLIGGALMVWRALGGRVDRRAAPLLTAAGLVVVLRILLEVGLRSG
- a CDS encoding PH domain-containing protein codes for the protein MTTGSIETFRNPSYPRIGWTFIVLLVAMAGWMPAAAGDELVLAVALSLIWLAGSAVVYRAYVVARVEASPAGVRVVNPFATHELSWPDIEQISSERYLMLHRADGSRVTAWAVQAANAARMAGRRSRADDVADRLRELGAASGGRVGAMPPAAGTRVSAIVYAAMWVVVAAVMLVVVVGS
- a CDS encoding PH domain-containing protein: MTEAAGGHRPGPTVRPTAAGRTIWNRGLLVWIGGLMAWFTFSTVTTIVTSDVAGSTTDRAVQVAIMLTIYLAIWWRGAMVRVEVSQDGLVVRNVWRTHRVAWEEIRGFEPLLQGRLHRTAAVLQDGRWVPLAVVTLHLDASSGWGVRQTELLNAERMAALHGRSIDEAAETVAVSAPEPTSTAPMWARIVLPVVVLLVGVLLVAPSLLVAGPALAILVGGVLLVWRALGGVLDRRAVPLLTAAGVVVVLRVLVEIGVRAG
- a CDS encoding OmpA family protein; its protein translation is MPSRSRRRIASALLVAAFVAGCTSDDDGALDDGADATDASVDVDDGAEADGADVDADDDGDDDGQAVEPPVSVVTVEPIDAPRSSAEIRVGEIIIEFDGQVTEDGTVLTLEEPILFDFDSATLRGGAREALDDVAEVLAFYEGAPVQVIGHTDDQGGRDYNLGLSQDRADAVVAGLRERGIGADRLTAEGRAFDEPVADNSSEAGRAQNRRVEVLIVGVTPPDQDG